Proteins encoded by one window of Clostridium perfringens:
- a CDS encoding peptidoglycan D,D-transpeptidase FtsI family protein: MAKKKDLSGSIKKVMFVYLVLLVGLISYIAYFQLIQVPKIAEMDSNSAVMAAQNEVIRGEIKDRDGNVLAKSTKSGDLTQKREYPYGEIYSHPIGYASGIYGNAGLEGAYSKELTTYENVSLKAFLKSFNLKKDFKERNESDKKVGNSIVTTLDTDLQKAAYAALGANRGAVVALDPKTGAVLASVSKPGFNPNNMKETYEIANNPNGNPKDAILVDRALNGQYPPGSTFKVVTLTSALENLPGVTERTFNDTGSINVGTKDLPNENGNAYGNISLRKALSVSSNVIFGGILGEELGNKKLRETAEKYGFNKDLYLGNLKAYSGSFPDRKTVDKGLIAYDAIGQGEVLSSPIEMAMVAATVANNGVRMEPYIVSKVVDKDGDTVKEFSSTKKDTVMSKEQAQIINEYMQGVAKDRINDNWGYFKGMNVAAKTGTAQVPDGNSHAWLIAFAPADDPKIAVATIVENGGSGSKVAAPVTARVMQAYFNK, from the coding sequence ATGGCAAAGAAAAAAGATTTATCAGGAAGTATAAAAAAAGTTATGTTTGTCTATTTAGTGCTATTAGTAGGGCTTATAAGTTATATAGCTTACTTCCAATTAATACAAGTTCCAAAGATAGCTGAGATGGATAGCAACTCTGCTGTTATGGCTGCTCAGAACGAGGTCATAAGAGGAGAAATAAAAGATAGAGATGGAAATGTTCTAGCTAAAAGTACTAAAAGTGGTGATTTAACTCAAAAAAGAGAATATCCTTATGGAGAAATATATTCTCATCCAATTGGATATGCTAGTGGAATATATGGAAATGCAGGATTAGAAGGAGCATATTCAAAAGAGTTAACTACTTATGAAAATGTATCATTAAAAGCTTTCTTAAAATCATTTAACTTGAAAAAAGATTTTAAAGAAAGAAATGAAAGTGATAAAAAAGTAGGAAATAGTATTGTAACAACTTTAGATACTGATTTACAGAAGGCAGCCTATGCAGCCTTAGGAGCTAATAGAGGGGCTGTAGTTGCCTTAGATCCTAAGACTGGAGCGGTGTTAGCCAGTGTTTCAAAGCCAGGATTTAATCCTAATAACATGAAAGAAACATATGAAATTGCTAATAACCCTAATGGAAATCCTAAGGATGCCATATTAGTTGATAGAGCTTTAAATGGTCAATATCCTCCAGGATCTACATTTAAGGTTGTAACTTTAACATCTGCTTTAGAAAATCTTCCAGGGGTAACTGAAAGAACTTTTAATGATACTGGTTCTATAAATGTTGGTACAAAAGATTTACCAAATGAAAATGGAAATGCTTATGGAAATATAAGCTTAAGAAAAGCTTTATCAGTTTCAAGTAACGTAATATTTGGAGGAATTCTTGGAGAAGAGCTTGGAAACAAAAAACTAAGAGAGACAGCAGAAAAGTATGGATTTAATAAAGATTTATATTTAGGAAATCTTAAAGCTTATTCTGGAAGTTTCCCAGATAGAAAAACTGTTGACAAAGGACTTATAGCTTATGATGCTATAGGTCAAGGGGAAGTTTTATCAAGTCCTATTGAAATGGCAATGGTTGCAGCAACAGTAGCTAATAATGGGGTTAGAATGGAACCTTATATAGTTAGTAAAGTTGTGGATAAAGATGGGGATACTGTAAAAGAGTTTAGCTCAACTAAAAAAGATACAGTTATGAGTAAAGAACAAGCTCAAATCATAAATGAATATATGCAAGGCGTTGCAAAAGATAGAATAAATGATAACTGGGGATATTTTAAAGGAATGAATGTGGCAGCTAAGACTGGTACAGCACAGGTTCCTGATGGAAATTCTCATGCATGGTTAATAGCTTTTGCTCCAGCTGATGATCCTAAAATAGCTGTTGCAACAATAGTTGAAAATGGTGGCTCAGGTTCAAAGGTGGCGGCCCCTGTTACAGCTAGGGTAATGCAAGCATATTTTAATAAATAA
- a CDS encoding FtsW/RodA/SpoVE family cell cycle protein → MNTTLKYEKRMLLLVYLLCLALFTNIAVKQTPIDKMAFIIAGILIIIIGFSHFIIRKFYPDGDKYMLIFASVLAVVGIAVLYRLDPKLAIKQLVWFSLGIALYMGIVIVMPDLKSFAKYKYIYMGGTLIFMAMAMIIGKTVNGSKNWVYIGSFGFQPSEIGKIFLILYLASALMKYEKKDNIKYEFKQLLEPALVVMYSLGFMVLQKDLGSALMFFFVSITMLYIATCNWKYVGTGLVLFSLGGTVSYFLFSHVKKRVMIWKDVWKYASNESYQIVQGFYAMSLGGMFGTGLYNGYPKLVPFASTDFIFTLIAQELGLVFGIGLLLLYFLLFYRGIRAALNTDDPFSQLNAVGFSTLIVAQVLVIIGGVFAVIPLTGITLPLVSYGGTSMLTVFIALGILQKISEEGLR, encoded by the coding sequence ATGAATACTACTTTAAAGTATGAAAAAAGGATGTTGCTATTAGTCTATCTTTTATGCTTAGCCTTATTTACTAATATAGCTGTTAAGCAAACTCCTATAGACAAAATGGCTTTTATAATAGCAGGTATATTAATAATTATTATTGGGTTTTCACATTTTATAATAAGAAAGTTTTATCCTGATGGGGATAAATATATGCTTATTTTTGCATCGGTTTTAGCTGTAGTTGGAATAGCAGTTCTTTATAGATTAGATCCTAAATTAGCAATTAAGCAATTAGTTTGGTTTAGTTTGGGAATAGCCCTTTATATGGGAATTGTAATAGTTATGCCAGATTTAAAAAGTTTTGCTAAGTATAAGTATATTTATATGGGTGGTACTTTAATTTTTATGGCTATGGCTATGATTATTGGTAAAACTGTAAATGGTTCAAAAAACTGGGTTTATATAGGTAGCTTTGGTTTTCAACCTTCTGAAATAGGTAAAATATTTTTAATACTTTATTTAGCATCTGCTTTAATGAAGTATGAAAAGAAAGATAATATAAAATATGAATTTAAACAACTTTTAGAGCCTGCATTAGTTGTAATGTACTCTTTAGGATTTATGGTTTTACAAAAAGACTTAGGATCAGCTCTTATGTTCTTCTTTGTATCTATAACTATGCTTTACATAGCTACTTGTAATTGGAAGTATGTTGGTACTGGATTAGTATTATTTTCACTAGGTGGAACAGTAAGTTATTTCTTGTTTAGCCATGTTAAAAAAAGAGTAATGATTTGGAAAGATGTTTGGAAATATGCTAGCAATGAAAGTTATCAGATAGTTCAAGGATTTTATGCCATGTCTTTAGGTGGAATGTTTGGGACAGGGCTTTATAATGGTTATCCTAAATTAGTACCTTTTGCATCTACGGATTTCATATTTACATTAATAGCACAAGAGTTAGGTCTTGTTTTTGGTATAGGATTACTATTATTATATTTCTTATTATTCTATAGAGGAATAAGAGCGGCATTAAATACAGATGATCCATTTTCACAATTAAATGCTGTTGGATTTAGTACACTTATAGTTGCTCAAGTTTTAGTAATTATAGGAGGAGTATTTGCAGTAATTCCATTAACGGGTATAACTTTACCTTTAGTTAGTTATGGTGGAACATCTATGCTTACAGTGTTCATCGCCTTAGGAATACTTCAGAAAATTTCAGAGGAGGGACTAAGATAG
- a CDS encoding FHA domain-containing protein, with product MFSKLMTWVFGIIFIVILYSIIYYALKIMYKDVKGGKKKKAPGKKAHGLEVLKTISNGTLGIGSVIPVTSTISIGRREDNSIVLNDQFVSSYHAKIYVKNNDFYLEDLASTNGTFINDSKVEGRVRLKVNDQIRMGSTVFKVIG from the coding sequence ATGTTTTCGAAACTAATGACATGGGTTTTTGGAATAATATTTATAGTAATACTATATTCCATAATTTATTATGCATTAAAAATAATGTATAAAGATGTTAAAGGCGGGAAAAAGAAGAAAGCCCCTGGAAAGAAAGCACATGGATTAGAAGTCTTAAAGACAATCTCTAATGGAACTCTAGGCATTGGCTCGGTTATACCAGTGACGAGTACTATATCTATTGGGCGAAGAGAAGATAATTCAATTGTGCTAAATGATCAGTTTGTATCATCATATCATGCTAAAATTTATGTTAAAAACAATGATTTTTATTTAGAAGATTTAGCAAGTACAAATGGTACATTTATAAATGACTCAAAAGTAGAGGGAAGAGTGAGATTAAAAGTAAATGATCAAATAAGAATGGGAAGCACCGTATTTAAGGTTATAGGATAA
- the uvrA gene encoding excinuclease ABC subunit UvrA yields the protein MKDKIIVKGAKVHNLKNVSLEIPRDKLIVFTGLSGSGKSSLAFDTIYAEGQRRYVESLSSYARQFLGQMDKPDVESIEGLSPAISIDQKTTSRNPRSTVGTVTEIYDYLRLLYARVGVPHCPKCGKEITQQSVDQIVDQIMELPERSKIMILAPIIRGRKGTHEKVLENIKKQGFVRARIDGEIYDLTEDEIKLEKNIKHNIEAVVDRIIVKDGIEGRLTDSIETSLKMAEGLVLVKIIGEEDRLYSEHFACADCGISIDELAPRMFSFNSPFGKCERCDGLGTLMEIDEDLVVPNKDLSIRGGAISTWGDSRMKEESWTYCVLKALMEKYNFDLDTPYKDLPKKVQEVLMYGEPEKLKVTYTKENVTAVYNHSFEGEINNLRRRYMETNSDTMKAEIEKYMSDNPCPKCKGARLKPEALAVTVGGKNIFEFTSMAIREELDFINSINFSEKDKIISSQIIKEIQSRLSFLINVGLDYLDLARKAGTLSGGEAQRIRLATQIGSQLMGVLYILDEPSIGLHQRDNDRLISTLKQLRDVGNTLIVVEHDEDTMREADYIVDIGPGAGEHGGKIVASGTLDEIMSNENSLTGKYLTGAKKVELPEERRKGNGNFITVKGAKENNLKNVTAKFPLGTLTMVTGVSGSGKSTLVNEILYKGLNKIVNKAKDLPGKFKEITGYENIDKIIDIDQSPIGRTPRSNPATYTGTFDIIRELFSQTQEAKMRGYKPGRFSFNVKGGRCEACSGDGIIKIEMQFLSDVYVPCEVCKGKRYNRETLEVKYKGKNIADVLNMTVEEALEFFENIPRIKNKLQTLMDVGLGYIRLGQPSTQLSGGEAQRIKLAYELSKRSTGKTLYILDEPTTGLHIHDVNRLVKILQRLVDGGNTVIVIEHNLDMIKCADYIVDLGPEGGDKGGTIIATGTPEKIAEAKESYTGKYLKKYL from the coding sequence ATGAAGGATAAGATAATAGTAAAAGGTGCAAAAGTACATAATTTAAAAAATGTAAGTTTAGAAATTCCTAGAGATAAGCTTATTGTTTTTACTGGACTTTCAGGTTCAGGTAAAAGTTCTCTAGCTTTCGATACAATCTATGCAGAAGGACAAAGAAGATATGTAGAATCTTTATCATCTTATGCAAGACAATTCTTAGGACAGATGGATAAGCCAGATGTTGAGTCCATAGAAGGACTTTCACCTGCTATATCTATTGACCAAAAGACAACTTCTAGGAATCCAAGATCAACTGTAGGTACAGTAACAGAGATATATGATTATTTAAGATTATTATATGCAAGAGTGGGGGTTCCACATTGTCCTAAGTGTGGAAAAGAAATCACTCAGCAATCTGTGGATCAAATAGTAGATCAAATTATGGAATTGCCAGAGAGAAGTAAAATAATGATCTTGGCTCCAATAATAAGAGGAAGAAAAGGGACTCATGAAAAAGTTCTTGAAAATATAAAGAAGCAAGGTTTTGTTAGGGCTAGAATAGATGGAGAAATTTATGATTTAACAGAAGATGAGATAAAACTTGAAAAAAATATAAAGCATAATATAGAAGCTGTAGTTGACAGAATAATTGTTAAGGACGGAATAGAAGGTAGATTAACAGACTCTATAGAAACATCTCTTAAAATGGCTGAAGGATTAGTTTTAGTTAAGATAATAGGGGAGGAAGATAGACTTTATAGTGAACATTTTGCTTGTGCTGACTGTGGTATAAGCATAGATGAACTTGCACCAAGAATGTTCTCATTTAACTCACCCTTTGGAAAATGTGAAAGATGTGATGGATTAGGAACTTTAATGGAGATTGATGAGGATTTAGTGGTTCCTAATAAGGATTTAAGTATAAGAGGAGGAGCTATTTCTACTTGGGGAGACTCAAGAATGAAGGAAGAATCTTGGACTTATTGCGTCCTTAAAGCTTTAATGGAAAAGTACAACTTTGATTTAGACACTCCATATAAGGATTTACCTAAGAAGGTTCAAGAGGTTTTAATGTATGGAGAGCCAGAAAAATTAAAGGTTACATATACAAAAGAAAATGTAACGGCTGTATATAATCATTCCTTTGAGGGGGAAATAAACAATTTAAGAAGAAGATATATGGAAACTAACTCAGATACCATGAAGGCTGAAATAGAAAAATATATGAGTGATAATCCATGTCCTAAATGTAAGGGTGCAAGGCTTAAGCCAGAAGCTTTAGCCGTTACAGTGGGAGGAAAAAATATATTTGAATTCACAAGCATGGCTATAAGAGAAGAGTTAGATTTTATAAACTCAATAAATTTCTCAGAAAAAGATAAGATAATAAGTAGTCAAATTATAAAGGAAATTCAATCTAGATTAAGTTTCTTAATAAATGTTGGCTTAGATTACTTAGACTTAGCTAGAAAAGCAGGAACTTTATCTGGGGGAGAAGCTCAGAGAATAAGACTGGCTACTCAAATAGGTTCTCAACTTATGGGAGTATTATATATCTTAGATGAGCCTTCAATAGGTCTGCATCAAAGAGATAATGATAGACTTATATCCACATTAAAACAACTTAGAGATGTGGGAAATACCCTTATAGTAGTAGAACATGATGAAGATACTATGAGAGAAGCAGATTACATAGTTGATATAGGGCCAGGAGCTGGAGAACATGGTGGAAAGATAGTTGCCTCAGGAACTTTAGATGAAATAATGTCAAATGAAAATTCCTTAACTGGTAAGTATTTAACTGGGGCTAAAAAGGTTGAGCTTCCAGAGGAAAGAAGAAAAGGCAATGGAAATTTCATAACAGTTAAGGGTGCTAAGGAAAATAATTTAAAAAATGTTACTGCTAAATTTCCTTTAGGAACCTTAACTATGGTTACTGGAGTTTCAGGATCAGGAAAGAGTACTTTAGTTAATGAAATTCTTTATAAAGGATTAAATAAAATCGTAAATAAAGCTAAGGATTTACCAGGAAAGTTTAAAGAAATAACAGGATATGAAAATATTGATAAGATTATTGATATAGATCAAAGTCCTATAGGAAGAACTCCAAGAAGTAACCCAGCTACCTATACTGGAACCTTTGATATAATAAGAGAGCTTTTCTCCCAAACTCAAGAAGCTAAAATGAGAGGATATAAACCAGGAAGATTTTCTTTCAATGTAAAGGGTGGAAGATGTGAAGCTTGTAGTGGAGATGGAATAATAAAGATAGAAATGCAGTTTTTATCTGATGTTTATGTTCCATGTGAAGTTTGTAAGGGAAAAAGATATAATAGAGAGACCTTAGAAGTTAAATATAAGGGGAAAAATATAGCTGATGTATTAAACATGACTGTTGAGGAGGCTTTAGAGTTCTTTGAAAATATTCCAAGAATAAAAAATAAGCTTCAAACCTTAATGGACGTTGGTTTAGGATATATAAGATTAGGTCAACCTTCAACTCAATTATCAGGTGGAGAAGCTCAAAGAATTAAATTAGCCTATGAATTATCTAAGAGAAGTACAGGAAAAACCTTATATATCTTAGATGAACCTACAACAGGCCTTCATATACACGATGTAAATAGACTTGTAAAAATACTTCAAAGATTAGTTGATGGAGGAAATACAGTAATAGTAATAGAGCATAATTTAGATATGATTAAATGTGCAGATTATATAGTTGATTTAGGTCCAGAAGGCGGAGATAAAGGTGGAACTATTATTGCCACAGGAACTCCTGAGAAAATAGCTGAGGCTAAGGAATCCTATACAGGTAAATATTTAAAGAAATATCTTTAA
- a CDS encoding cyclic nucleotide-binding domain-containing protein has protein sequence MLLVKNEEKLLEVINKYELNSIFSQEIMPFLELHMFKKNEHICFMNEELNYLYFFVHGKAKVYKTLPNGKSLLLEFYEPVQLIGDLELISKIKANCNVKALKSSLCIAIPIQAVNSIALKDLNFLMYITKNLSNKLAKCSVTSSITITYPLETKLASYLLAMNSNNIIMIDNYSNLADLLGTSYRHLNRVLNKLVEKGIILKDKNEIKILNKEELENICVDLN, from the coding sequence TTGTTATTAGTAAAAAATGAAGAAAAGCTACTTGAAGTAATAAATAAATACGAACTTAATTCCATATTTTCACAAGAAATTATGCCCTTTTTAGAACTTCATATGTTTAAAAAAAATGAGCATATATGCTTTATGAATGAAGAACTTAATTACCTTTACTTTTTTGTTCATGGCAAAGCAAAAGTATACAAAACCTTACCTAACGGAAAGTCTTTACTTTTGGAATTTTATGAACCTGTCCAATTAATAGGTGATTTAGAATTAATATCTAAGATAAAGGCAAACTGTAATGTTAAAGCATTAAAATCTAGTCTTTGTATAGCTATTCCTATACAAGCTGTAAATTCAATAGCTCTTAAAGACCTTAATTTTCTTATGTACATAACTAAAAACCTTTCAAACAAACTTGCAAAATGCTCTGTAACAAGCTCCATAACTATTACCTATCCACTTGAAACCAAACTTGCTAGTTATCTTTTAGCAATGAATAGTAATAATATAATTATGATTGATAATTATTCAAATTTAGCTGATTTATTAGGTACAAGCTATCGTCACTTAAACAGAGTTTTAAATAAATTAGTTGAAAAGGGAATAATTTTAAAAGATAAAAATGAAATAAAAATTCTTAATAAAGAAGAGTTAGAAAATATTTGTGTAGACTTAAATTAA